agtcccccaagcattgaggagaaaattttcttttatgattacaatatgcctcctatatatgatgatagccactttgttgaatttgctcccactacaactaataaaattgattatgcttatgtggagagtaataattttatgcatgagactcatgataagaatgctttatgtgatagttatattattgagtttgctcatgatgctactgaaagttattatgagagaggaaaatctggttgtagaaattttcatgttactaaaacacctctctatgtgctgaaatttttgaagctacacttgttttatctttctacgtttgttgcattatgcttcttgaacttgtttatttacaagattcctcttcataggaagcatgttagacttaaatgtgttttgaatttgcctcttgaagctctcttttgcttcaaatactatttcttgcaagtgcatcatcaaaactgttgagcccatcttaatggctataaagaaagaacttcttgggagataacccatgtgttattttactacagtacttggtttttattttgagtcttggaagttgtttactactgtagcaacctctccttatcttagtttagtgttttattgtgccaagtaaagccgttgatagaaaagttcatactagatttggattactgcgcagaaacagatttctttgctgtcacgaatctggcctgttttcccctgtaggtaactcagaaaattatgccaatttacgtgagtgatcctcagatatgtacgcaactttcattcaatttgagaattttcatttgagcaagtctggtgccattttaaaattcgtcaatacgaactgttctgttttgacagattctgccttttatttcgcattgcctcttctgCTATGTTGGatcaatttctttgatccattaatatccagtagcattatgcaatgtccagaagtgttaagaatgattgtgtcacctctgaatatgttaatttttattgtgcactaaccctctaataagttgtttcgagtttggtgtggaggaagttttcaagaatcaagagaggagtatgatgcaacatgatcaaggagagtgaaagctctaagcttggggatgccccggtggttcacccctgcatatatcaagaagactcaagcgtctaagcttggggatgcccaaggcatccccttcttcatcgacaacattatcaggttcctcccctgaaactatatttttattccatcacatcttatgtgctttttcttggagcgtcggtttgtttttgtttttttgttttgtttgaataaaatggatcctagcattcactttatgggagagagacacgctccgctgtagcatatggacaagtatgtccttagtttctactcatagtattcatggcgaagtttctccttcgttaaattgttatatggttggaattggaaaatgatacatgtagtaattgctattaatgtcttgggtaatgtgatacttggcaattgttgtgctcatgtttaagctcttgcatcatatgctttgcacccattaatgaagaaatacatagagcatgctaaaatttggtttgcatatttggtttctctaaggtctagataatttctagtattgagtttgaacaacaaggaagacggtgtagagtcttataatgttttcaatatgtcttttatgtgagttttgctgcaccggttcatccttgtgtttgtttcaaataagccttgctagcctaaaccttgtatcgagagggaatacttctcatgcatccaaaatacttgagccaaccactatgccatttgtgtccaccatacctacctactacatggtattttccgccattccaaagtaaattgcttgagtgctacctttaaaattccatcattcacctttgcaatatatagctcatgggacaaatagcttaaaaactattgtggtattgaatatgtaattatgcactttatctcttaataagttgcttgttgtgcgataaccatgttcactggggacgccatcaactactctttgttgaatttcatgtgagttgctatgcatgttcgtcttgtctaaagtaagagcgatctaccaccttatggttaagcatgcatattgttagagaagagcattgggccgctaactaaagccatgatccatggtggaagtttcagttttggacatatatcctcaatctcaaatgagaaaattattaattgttgttacatgcttatgcataaaagaggagtccattatctgttgtctatgttgtcccggtatggatgtctaagttgaagaataatcaatagcgagaaatccaatgcgagctttctccttagacctttgtacaggcggcatagaggtacccctttgtgacacttggtcaaaacatgtgcattgtgatgatccggtagtccaagctaattaggacaaggtgcgggcactattagtatactatgcatgaggcttgcaacttgtaagatataatttacatgatacatatgctttattactaccgttgacaaaaaaatttcatgctttcaaaatcaaagctctagcacaaatatagcaatcgatgcttttcctctatggaggacaatttttttactttcaatgttgagtcagttcacctatttctctccacctcaagaagcaaacacttgtgtgaactgtgcattgattcctacatatttgcttattgcacttattatattactctatgttgacaattatccatgagatatacatgttacaagttgaaagcaaccgctgaaacttaatcgtcctttgtgttgcttcaatgcctttactttgaattattgctttatgagttaactcttatgcaagacttattgatgcttgtcttgaagtgctattcatgaaaagtctttgctttatgattcacttgtttactcatgtcatatacattgttttgatcgctgcattcactacatatgctttacaaatagtatgatcaagattatgatggcatgtcactccagaaattatctgtgttatcgttttacctgctcgggacgagcagaactaagcttggggatgctgatacgtctccaacgtatcgataatttcttatgttccatgccacattattgatgttatctacatgttttatgcacactttatgtcatattcgtgcattttctggaactaacctattagcaagatgccgaagtaccagttgctgttttctgctgttttttggtttcagaaatcctagtaacgaaatattctcggaattggatgaaatcaacgcccaggggcctattttgccacgaagcttccagaagtccgaagaggagacgaagttgggccacgaggcgcccaaaccatagggcggcgcggcccccccttggccgcgcggccctgtggtgtggggccctcgtgccgcctcttgacctgcccttccgcctacaaatagcctccgtgacgaaacccccagtaccgagagccacgatatggaaaaccttccagagacgccgccaacgccgatcccatctcgggggatccaggagatcgcctccggcaccctgccggagaggggaatcatctcccggaggactctacgccgccatggtcgcctccggtgtgatgtgtgagtagtctacccctggactatgggtccatagcagtagctagatggttgtcttctccccattgtgctatcattgtcggatcttgtgagctgcctaacatgatcaagatcatctatctgtaattctatatgttgcgtttgttgggatccgatgaatagagaatacttgttatgttgattatcaaagctatgtctatgtgttgtttatgatcttgcatgctctccgttattagtagatgctctggccaagttgatgctagtaactccaagagggagtatttatgctcgatagtgggttcatgtctccgtgaatctggaggggtgacaagaacctctaaggttatggatgtgctgttgccactagggataaaacattggtgctatgttcaaggatgtagtcactagttacattacacgcaatacttaatgcaattgtctgttgttagcaacttaatactggagggggttcggatgataacctggactttttaggcatagatgcatgctggatggcggtctatgtactttgtcgtaatgcccaattaaatctcactatactcatcataatatgtatgtgcatggtcatgccctctttatttgtcaattgcccaactgtaatttgttcacccaacatgctgtttatcttatgggagagacacctctagtgaactgtggaccccggtccaattctctttctgagAAATACACCCATctcgcaatattgttctactgttttctgcaaacaatcatcttccacacaatacggttaatcctttgttacagcaagccggtgagattgacaacctcactgtttcgttggggcaaagtactttggttgtgttgtgcaggttccacgttggcgccgaaatccctggtgttgcgccgcactacatcccgccgccatcaaccttcaacgtgcttcttggctcctcctggttcgataaaccttggtttctttctgagggaaaacttgctgatgtgcgcatcataccttcctcttggggttcccaacgaacgtgtgagttacacgccatcaaccgctgccatctccaccgccatcttcatcaacgctgctgtctcccatgaggagggagtagttctccatcgaggctaagggctgtaccagtagctatgtggttaatctctctcctatgtacttcaatacaataatctcatgagctgccttacatgattgagattcatatgatgatgcttgtaatctagatgtcattatgctagtcaagtggattttacttatgtgatctccggagactccttgtcccacgtgtgtaaaggtgacagtgtgtgcaccgtgtgggtctcttaggctatatttcacagaatacttattcactgttatgaatagcatagtgaagtgcttatttatatccctttatgattgcaatgtgttttgtatcactattcatctatgtgctactctagtgatgttattaaagtactctattcctcctgcacggtgtaatggtgacagtgtgtgcatcgtgtagtacttggcgtaggttatgattgtaatctcttgtagattatgaagttaattattgctatgatagtattgatgtgatctatgcctccttcatagtgtgatggtgacagtgtgcatgctatgttagtacttggtgtaattgcaatgatctatcatgcactctaaggttatttaaatatgaatatcgaatattgtggagcttgttaactccggcattgagggttcgtgtaatcctacacaattagtggtgttcatcatccaacaagagagtgtagagtatagcatatatctatttattctgttatgtgatcaatgttgagagtgtccactagtgaaagtataatccctaggccttgttcccaaatactgaaatcgctgcttgtttatcgtttttacCGCATCTCGTatcgctgcaatattaccaccatcaaccacacgccagttgtagcatcaagctattttctggtgccgttactactactcatatacattcataccacttgtatttcactatctcttcgccgaactagtgcacctatacatctgacaagtgtattaggtgtgttggggacacaagagacttcttgctttgtggttgcagggttgcacgagagggatatctttgacctcttcctccctgagttcgataaaccttgggtgatccacttaagggaaaacttgctgttgttctacaaacctctgctcttggaggcccaacactgtctacaggaaaaggagtgtgcgtagacatcatcgcTCCATACTCCTATTGTCATCGTTCCGACCGTGCAACTCTTCAAGTTTGGCTCTCTTCTTTTCGATTTCCTTTGACAGTGATTTGAAGTGGACAACCTTCCACCTATACAATCCGGAAATCACCTCCTTGAGGGAATTATTTATGTCACCTAGATCTTGACAGGGCACTCTACGCGACCAAGCTTCCTCTACTGCCGCCGATAGGGAAGGCTCCCGTTCCCAAGCCACTTCGTATCGACGTATCGGTCTATCCATCCGAAAATTTTGAGCCTGTTCCACTGATAAAAGGAGAGGAGTATGAACCGACCAGGACGAGGAGATGTGCCTTAGTCTATAATCTAAAAAAATATGCAGACCAAGCTGGGGTAGCCCCAGCTCTGTCCAAAAGGACCTTTACATTGCAATCTCCTTTCTGTTTATTGTCCCAAGTCCAAGGAGTACCACAAAACCAATATCATAGAGATCACAGAAGGACAATGTCTCTCTGAAATCCCTCAGCAGACTTTCAGAACGTCTTGTCCGTGAGAAGTGCTCTTCTTGCCACATTGCCTCATTAAAATCCCCTAACATTAACCAGGGTTCAGATGAACTATTTTTGACTGATCTAATGGTAGTCCAGAACTGATGCCGATCACTTTCTTTTGGTTTGCCATAAACAAAGGTGCACCGCCACATACGATCATAAGGGCCCCCACTGATGTGCACATCAATATGTCGCTTACTAAAAGAAAGCAGGTCAACATTAATCCCTTCCTGCCAGTATAGTATTATACCGCCTCCTTTGCCGTCACCAGAGACTTGAAAGCAACATTCATACCAATACGGAAGCGGAGGTTTTTAACTCGATCGTCACTCTGTCTAGTTTCACACAGGAACACCAAGCAGGGTTTATAGGACTGTACTAGGCAGTCCAGCTCTCGAACTGTTGTAGGATTCCCTAACCCACGACAGTTCCAGCCTAGAAGAAACATTAGGCCCGGTGGTCATCCTCGAGGGATGCCACCGATGATGCCAGATTTTCAAATTCATTATCCTGATTGTGCACTTTCTTTGCCTTCTTCAAATCTTTTGTTTTCACATACGGTGGGGGGAGTGGGGGCGTAGGGGCTTCGCCTGCTCTAGGATCAGCCTCCATACTGTTGTCACCACTCTCCTCGGTCAGATTCATATCCAATTGCTTCCTAGCTCCAGGATCGCTCTCGCTTCCTTCTACCACATGGGTGTTATGAGCACCCGTTTTGATTGGACTTGTGGCAGAGTCTTGCAGATCTTCCATATTGTCTAGATCAGCATCGCCTGAAGACCGTTTTTTTGGGCTAGTGCTGTGTGCCTTAGCTCTACCAACAAAACCTCCACGTAAAGGAGCCCGAGGAGCAAAACGGCGAGGTGCCGGTGTAGGCTGGCTTGCTGTTCGAACAGTTAGCATCCACAAACCATACTGCAGTTGTTGTTCAGTCCAAACACCGTCACCACATTCCTCGTGATCATGCCCCAGAAGACCACACCGCTTGCAGAAAAAAGTAATTTTCTCATACTTCACCTCCAACCTTCGCTTCCCTTCAGGCATTGTTAATGACACAAACCTCATAAGGGGCCTGGAGATATCGATTCTCACCTGAATTCTCACATAGTTTCCATCACATAACAGTTTTGGGGTCATCTGTACCTCCTTAACTCTGCCAATACGCCGAGCAAGATCATCCACTACTTCTTTCTTACGGTATAATTCTGGTATGCCATGAATTTGTGCCCAGACATAGACGCCATCAAAGACGAATTTCTCAGGGTCACTTAAGCCATCGTAATCTTCGATAAGCACTCCCAACCCCGAAAGGTCCAGGGGCCCTGATGAACCACTTTCTTCCAGTCACCCAAGCAAAACATCTGGAAGATGAATAAGTTTTCACCAACCTCTCTACAGATCGGATCGCGGGACAGATTCCAGACGACTTTCATCTTCTCCACCAGGGCATCCGTACTGAAGGTGCAGGATGTGTGAACCTTGCAAATCGTGAGCCACCTGACTGTTTGCTGATATACTTTTGCTTCATCCACCCCGATCACGACACCATCGAGTTCTTCTTCGTTCATTTCTAGATGGCTGAACATGTCATCCAGATCCGCATCCTTTCCTCTACTAGATGACGCAGAGGCACCCGATGCAGCAGACACAGCCTCAACCACCGTCGACAGGGTCACGGGGTTCGTTCTTGCTTCCTCGTCTTCCTTTGCGTCCATGATCACCAACCTCGCCAAAACCCTAGAGATGCGTCCAGAACACAGTCGCCACAGGGAGACCAGCGGAGAGTCACAGAGAAAAGATTGGGAGAGCGAAACCGAGGACGAGGGGGAACGAAAGGCGGAAGGGGGAGCCGGAATCCGGCCCGATCTCACGGTGGCGATGGAATCGCCCCCGGAGCAGGAAACCCTAAATGAGAGGGTACGTTACAGATTGCTTATTATATTCATGTATATTTGGTATAGTTTTTTTCCTTTTTGTAAATTTACATTCTTTGGCATAGTTGTTTCTTGGATTATTGAAGCTCTAATTGTTCTCCTGTTGACTAAAACAAACAAAGAGCTGCGCTAGGCGACGCCGGTCTTCGGTTCGGGAGATCTGCGAGCACATGCACGCGAATTAATACCTCTACGTGACGGCCCGATATGTGGACGCCAGAAAACAGAGGAGCGAAAGCCTGGGGTACGTCCCTCTGGGAGCTCCACATGCTAATCATGATCGCCCCAATGGCGCGACGCAAGTGGTGGAGCCGAACCCACTGGGATGCTTCCCGGTCACCGCCTCTCCTCCTTGTCCGGTTGCAATCTGGGATTCACCGATGAGAATGGTTCCGTTCCCGGCGCCATGCCACCATGTTCCGGCTCGTGCTCCCACGCCGCTGGCCGGTCCCGGTTCGATGTCAGTTAAAAAATGAGAGTAAAGTGGAACATTTATCCCCTCACGCCCTTTTAATACCACCTCCAGGCAGAGCGAGCTCATCACTTCCGCACTCACCACCCCAGCCACCACCTTcagctccagagctcagctcagcTGGCCAGCCAGCCACAATGGCCCcgctcttcctcctcgcgctcctgctcgTAGCGCCGGCGGTGCATTGCTCGCCGACGATGGTCAACCAGGGCGACCTGCAGGCGCTGCTCCGGGTGAAGCAGTCGCTGGGCAACCCCGCGACGCTCAAGACGTGGTCGGCCGCGTCGCCCAACTACTGCGCGTGGGACCACGTCCGGTGCGACGAGGCCGGGCGCGTGAACAACGTCTTCATCGACGGCGCTGACGACGTGCACGGCCAGATCCCGTCCGCCATCGCGGGGCTCACCCAGCTCATGTCGCTCTCCCTCTTCCGCCTGCCGGGCCTGCAGGGCGCCATCCCGCCCTGCCTCACCACGCTCGCCAACCTCCAGTTCCTCACCATCTCCCACTCCAACGTCTCCGGCCCGATCCCGGACTCCCTCGCCAAGCTCCACAGCCTCGACTCCGTGGACCTCTCCAACAACAAGCTCACCGGCTCCATCCCAAACACCTTCGCCGACCTGCCCAACCTCCGCTCCCTCGACCTCCGCCGGAACCAGCTCACGGGCTCCATCCCGGCCAGCCTCGTGCAGGGTCAGTTCCGGTCCCTCATCCTCTCCTACAACCAGCTCACGGGCCCCATCCCGCGCGACGACGCGCAGGACGAGATCAACACCGTCGACCTCTCCCACAACAAGCTCACCGGCgacgcctccttcctcttctccgaGGGCAGGCCCATCGGCAAGGTGGACCTCTCCTGGAACAACCTCGAATTCGACCTCAGCACGCTCGTCTTCCCCAAGGACCTCACCTACCTCGACCTCAGCCACAACCGCATCAGGGGCACCGTGCCCAAGTCGCTCGAGCAGCTCTCCACGCTGCAGACGCTCGACCTCAGCTACAACCAGCTCTGCGGGCCGCTCCCCAAGCTGCACGGCGTCATGCGCCACGGATGCAAGCCCTACCTGCACAACCAGTGCCACAGCGGCGCGCCGCTCGAAGGCAGCTGCCACCAGCTCTGAGCATCGATCGATCGCCGCCTCGCCGGCAGCGGCAGGCGTACGTACTCTATACGGTGAATGTCTTCTTCGCGTGCGTGCGTACGTACGTACGTGGCTGCACGTGTACGTGCGATCTAGACACAGCTTAATCTGGGGTTCAGTAAACTAGTGGACTACCGCGTAGTGGTAAGGCCTGACACGCGGTCCTTAAGCTTTGTCCATGACACGATAGAGGTGTGTGGTGTGTGTGTACCATCTGAAGATGCGTGCTCAGTGTGCTCCTGTGTTTGCCTGATGTATCACATATTCACATGTTAAATGGTAATTATGTTTGCCGTATTTTATACTAGTAGCGTTTTCTTAAGGTTTCTACTACAGTATATCTTTGCTCGTTTGGACTCGTGAAATGAATCCCCTGGCGTTGTGGGATCTACTCCAGGCTATCCTTTGGCAGCCATGCTTTACTTTTCCATTTCATGGTGGAAACAGAAGGTTGGTGAGAGGGGTATAAGTTCAGCTCAAGCACATGCAACAAGAGATATATCCCATATCTAAAGACATCCGATTCAGCATCCCACAAGCCACAAGCATTCTAATGTTCAACCGAGAACAGGTTATTTTAGAGCAACTTTGTGTTTGTCTAAAGGAAAGCTTTAACTGAAACAGGTTAGTGATAACTAGAGCAGAATCTCTTGAGTAACCAAAGACTTAATTAAGGAAAATTTattttggctcataggtgtagATATATCCACTGTCTAAAAACGTCTTTTAAAATGTTTatttttttggaaaaattattaggATGTACATCCAGATATTCTATGGTTGCAGACATAGTTTCGcagaatttttatttattttttgtgACTTATGTAAAGAAAAGGCAATTTTGTGTGTTCCGAAATTGTTTTTCACGAGACatcttttgtcttttttacataggcaaCAAAAAACGTTCCTTTTCCGTGAAACTTTGTGTGCGAACAATAAAACGTCCGAATATATGGAGGATGTACATCCATATATTCTATGGTTGCAAACATAGTTTCGAGgattttttaatttattttttgtAGCTTATGTAAAAAAACAACAATTTTTATGTGTTTCAAAATAGTTTTTTCACGAGACATCTTTTGTCCTTTTTACATAGGCAAAAAAAAATATTCCTTTTCCGTGAAACTTTGTGTGCGAACAACAGAATGTATGAATGTACACTAGGGATATTTTGTCCAACTTTTTTTACATTCTAAAATTAGATTTTTTTTATAATGGGTGCTTCTACATCTATGAGCCAAAAACACAATGTCCATTAATTAATGATTATTACAATTGTTAAGAGAAACGAAAAAGATGAATCATGAACAGAGTAAACATTGCCATCGAAATTTTTGCACTCTCTTTCTTCTAGATACAGATCCGCTTATGCAGTCATGGCGCAACCTTGTGATTTCGTCTAAAATTCAGCAATTTGAGCTTGTTTGTCCAGGCTTTCAAAAAATTCGAGGTTCGCCACAGTATAATGATTTAGTCTAAAATTCAGCGGTGCAAACTTGATTGCCCCAGTTTTCGAGTAACCAAGGGGATCCGTTGTGCATGCATGATTTCAAAAGTTCAAATTGGAGGAACATAGGCGCATGCCCCAATCCCATCCCAGACCGTTAGAAGCATGGAGCAACGGTAACTCTTTTCAAAATATTTGGTCCGGCTTGCCAAGTAACCACAGTTTGCACTGTACACATCAATTACATTCTGCGCACACGGTAGACTACAGTACAGCCTCGGTGAACAGCCAGTTCGTACAGATAGTACAGCGAGGTTGGTCCACGAGCAGCAGCGGGGTAACCGAGGAAGAGCGTCGGGCTCGTGCGGTGCACGGCCCTATCCGGCTAGCTACAGGAGGCGGGTCAGCACAGCACGGGAACGGCGGTGGTGCGGCCCGTGTGAGAGCTATTTCTGTGGCTTTCTCGTGGCAAACCCTATTCTCCGCCTAATGCGGGCTGTAACTGGCTCGCCGCACAGGGGGCTGGTAatttgggccggcccgtttcacGTTGGGTCTGAATCACATCGCTAGTTTGGTTTCTTCGTTTTCTCTTCGGTTTTTCTCCTGGTTCTTCTCCGTTTTTgtcagttttttttctttttctttttctttttctatttctgtttttacgtttttatttaatatgaacaattaaattttaaaaccttcaaatctaaactaatttgaacattttcaaaatttgaatttttagacttgaacaatttttaaatttgaaaatttaCAAAATCTGAGCACTTATACATATGAGAAATTTTTTTATTTGAATAttttttaaacatgaacatttttAGATCTGAACAATTTTTTATATTTAAACATTTCTTAAATATGTTTTTCTTTGAACTTTTTAAAAATTGAACATTTTTAAGTATTGAATGTTTTTTATTTTCGAACATTTTTCTGTTTTGAACATTTTCCAAGTTTTGAACGTTTCAGATTTGACTTCTTTTtaactttttcaaaatttgaactttTTAAAATTTTAAGAATTTACATTTTTAAACTTTTTTGAACATTGAACTTCTTCAAATTTGAACATATTTTTCGAAATCCCGAAGTTTTCAAAAAAT
This region of Lolium perenne isolate Kyuss_39 chromosome 2, Kyuss_2.0, whole genome shotgun sequence genomic DNA includes:
- the LOC127333004 gene encoding polygalacturonase inhibitor 1; this encodes MFRLVLPRRWPVPVRCQLKNESKVEHLSPHALLIPPPGRASSSLPHSPPQPPPSAPELSSAGQPATMAPLFLLALLLVAPAVHCSPTMVNQGDLQALLRVKQSLGNPATLKTWSAASPNYCAWDHVRCDEAGRVNNVFIDGADDVHGQIPSAIAGLTQLMSLSLFRLPGLQGAIPPCLTTLANLQFLTISHSNVSGPIPDSLAKLHSLDSVDLSNNKLTGSIPNTFADLPNLRSLDLRRNQLTGSIPASLVQGQFRSLILSYNQLTGPIPRDDAQDEINTVDLSHNKLTGDASFLFSEGRPIGKVDLSWNNLEFDLSTLVFPKDLTYLDLSHNRIRGTVPKSLEQLSTLQTLDLSYNQLCGPLPKLHGVMRHGCKPYLHNQCHSGAPLEGSCHQL